DNA sequence from the Lates calcarifer isolate ASB-BC8 unplaced genomic scaffold, TLL_Latcal_v3 _unitig_4530_quiver_1319, whole genome shotgun sequence genome:
ACCATTCCTCTCTGTTGGGAATACATGATACAATGCAGTTGTATTGCTGGATAAGTTAATCAGATATCTATAAGTGTTGATGTCATTCAAGGTCATTTGAAATACCCACCAGATCCTTGTTAGCAATCCTCCTTGACTTTGCAGCACCATTCTGCCTGTTGGAGGAAACGTTAATTGCTCAATGCAGTGGAAAATGGACATATTTGATAATAACAACATTTCACTagtttttcagattaaaatgttGCATTGTTATGGTAGATTCATGTTGGTCACTGCAAAACATAATCTGGCTAGTTAATTACCATGTGAATACTGAGATGTAACTGCTTTCCAACATGTCTACAAAGCTCAAATGCCTCCTTGAGCTGGCTAACAGGAGATCTTACCCtatgtgacagtgaagctgcaTGTACTATTACCTTGCTAGAGACTCTGTGTTGTCAAGTGTCAAATTAATGTGAAGCTGTTATAGCAGTATGAACTGAAGTTGCAGGTTGTTGTAGCATTTCATGTCAGTTTAGGAAGGATAGCCATAGTGTTAGCGACAAGTTAGCATCTGTTAGCATTTGATTGTTGATTATGTGTGCAAGGGGTCACTCATCCATTGGACCTTCACAGCACCAAACAGAGGACTTTCAGGTCAACAGTGCAGAGCTTTAACCAATGAAAATTCCAGATACAAGATAcaatcaaaaagttcagagactgttcCTGCAGCAAATAAACTGAACGTGGCACTGTAATTCCCATGCAGCAAGAACAAGCAACAACTTCCGTGAGTCAGTATTCTTTGCTATATTGTGTGATCAACAGTACAGCGGTTTGACAGCTAATCTAAAACTGGATTGCAATTAAAGTTTAGTTTGCATAGCATTCAGTGCTTAGTGGAGGAATTGTTTAAAATCAGAAATTTCATGCAAACAAATCTATGCAATGCTGTTACTTTTACCCATTTAGGTTTTCCATTCTCCCACAATTAAATATATAGTAAAGTacagataaatcaataaatatagATACAGCAAGTAGCTTTGCACACATACCCTGGATTACACTCTTGAGAAGCCACAGTAAATCACTGATCTTGAATGGAAACAGCACAAGACGAGTAGTGCTGTCCAAATAGGTAGCACTCTCCGGATACATGACATGATGAGTTGTTTTGGTCCCAACATCTGCTTCATAGCCTTTGGTACGGCCACGGTTCATTCTAAATGGTACAGGGAGATACATATTTAATATCATGTATTTAAAAGTGATGGCGATTGAGGTTCACAttacatgtacacaaaagtgTTGCCAACCACCTGTTTGCGGCAGAGAAATTCTGACCCTTAGAAGTTACTacattttttcagcatttgATTCATCATTGGTgaaactacattttttttaagaGCTTAATGTGAGTTTTAAGCCACTGCTGCATTTTcaatacaagaggttaaaaTATGCCCTCTGTGCAGTACTAAGTCGTCAAGGTAGTAACGCaaaacattggcattgctttccacccCTGGAGAcagcaagaaaagaaatgaagctTGATGCTTAACTTGCAACATTGTCTTTagactgataagtaaacagctgttaatgctaacattgggTATATGGCAATAGCAAAATTCACAAATATCTTCTTTAAAGGTGGCAGTAGTGAGGATGAGTCTTGTGATTATGATTTACCTTATTACAATATCATGATAGTCTACCAGACGTCCATAGTTTGACCCCTTCAAATTACCCAGAGTTCCCCACCACAGCACATGTCCTGCAACGATTAGGGCTTGGCTCTACAAGATCTGGAATGGGTGGGATGACCTTAAACAGGTTCTCTATGGTTATATTGTAGAAAGTGAAGTTGCGCTGTTCACCCTGTAAGCCCTAAAACACataacagaaaaagaacatCACTTCCTACTGCTACATCTtcatgttaaaaacaaataacaggCAAAACATGGgttggcttttattgtgaagcactCAGAGAAACTGCAATTTTAGATACTGTAGGAAGTACTGAAAAAAGGAGCAGCC
Encoded proteins:
- the LOC108900330 gene encoding LOW QUALITY PROTEIN: CMP-N-acetylneuraminate-beta-galactosamide-alpha-2,3-sialyltransferase 1-like (The sequence of the model RefSeq protein was modified relative to this genomic sequence to represent the inferred CDS: deleted 1 base in 1 codon), whose translation is HFLSRKNAISEDIFKWWKGLQGEQRNFTFYNITIENLFKVIPPIPDLVEPSPNRCRTCAVVGNSGNLKGSNYGRLVDYHDIVIRMNRGRTKGYEADVGTKTTHHVMYPESATYLDSTTRLVLFPFKISDLLWLLKSVIQAINVSSNRQNGAAKSRRIANKDLVLILNPAVMKYVHETWLAKKGKYPSTGFLTLVLSMLICDEVSVFGFGADRDGNWNHYFEMLTDKKLRTGPHAGMHEYDVIMQLHKKKKIQFYTGW